A window of Pseudoliparis swirei isolate HS2019 ecotype Mariana Trench chromosome 13, NWPU_hadal_v1, whole genome shotgun sequence genomic DNA:
tcttattctttttttagtctgctactgctgtcgggtgttttgcacataagaatttcacgaaccgattatacttgtataaaaggggatgtgacaataaaaacttgaaacttgaaacttgaaacatgtACAGCCATCTTAAGTAATTATCTAGCTTTGCAGTTTACCTGGGATGCAGTAAGacgtattattattcttattattattaccgtGAGTTTTCTTTCCTGGGAACTGAAGACATAGATCTGGTCGTTGCCAGTGCAGAGGAACACATCTGTACCAAAGCTACACTTGAGCCTCGGTGTGCGTGATGATCCCGAACAGCCAAACTCTGCCCAAGTCTCAACCGCACACCGTCCTTCCATAGCCAGACCGAAAAGAAGAAAACGGACTAGTCTGCGTATGTGACGTTAAGCACCCTGTTATCTTagtgagaggtagagagatagaACATGTGGACGAGACTGCACGAGCTACTCTTGGACCCGGTTGTTGACAGGACACAGTCACAAAATTCCGCGCGTCCCGGTTTAGACCAATAACAGTCAAGAACTACATTACCCATGATGCCATACGCTGCATGTGGGTTTGGTGTTTGTATTCTTTCTGGATGCAGAGAAGAAAGGTATATCAATTAAATGTATTCTACCTTCTTCGGAAaacaattagatttttttttaaagtgtagattggtcctttttgggggggttttagcGCCAGTAAAAGTTAACCGTAAAAAAGTTGTCCGGTTGGAGGACCGGTGTCGATCGGGTAACCCACGAAGAAGAATATACGAGGTCTCGTGGTTtccatcagccaatcaaaagagTCGATCTGAACATTCGCCAACATTTGAAAACACCCTTTAGCTTGTGGCTTCAGTTGGTGAATCCACTGACAGTGTGTGAACTCTTCGTACAATGGAGCTTTTAAACGAAGAGGAcatgaaaatgtacatttatgagaacagactgaagaccttcGAGGGCTGGCCGTTTGACGAAGGCTGCTCGTGTACCCCGGAGAACGTGAGTGGACGTTTCACACGGTTTTGACGACGCGGGCCTCGTAGCTAATAGTTAGCTCGAGCTAAAGTAAGAAATCTCGTATTTAGGTGTAACACGTTTGTCACCCTACCTGGGTTTAGCTTCAACTGTTCCGCCTGTAAGTTATATCATCTTGATATTTatgtcatatgtgtgtgtatatgtatgtatgtgtgtgtgtgtgtgtatatgtatgtgtgtgtgtgtgtgtgtttgtatatgtatgtatgtatatatatatatatgtgtttgtatatgtatgtatatatatatgtgtgtttgtatatgtatgtatgtatgtatatatatatatatatgtgtttgtatatgtatatatatatgtgtgtttgtgtttttttttcttacagacCATACAAGAAAACATACAATAATCACAATAATCTAGAACTAGATGCAGCTTTTGCTTGGAAAATGACTGAACTGATTTATGAATCATCAAAATGTTTATTGAATTAATAGTGTATCTCTGGTTATCCTGTTTATTTCAGTTAGGACATTTTTGCTTAGTAATACAAACCTGTATTAAGTGGTTGTTGATTAATTTTCAGTCTATCAGCTCCTCATTTGAAGCTGCACATACAGCTACAATAACATCTCTATATTGTTTTCATGTGTCCTGTCTGTTGATTTGTTTCTCTAGATGGCCAAAGCTGGCTTCGTTCACACGCCTTCAGGGAACAGCCCCGACGTCGCCATGTGTTTCTTCTGCCTCAAAGAGCTGGAGGGCTGGGAGCCGGAGGACGACCCACAGTAAGATAATCACATCGTTATACTCATGGATCACAAATGCCAGTAAAAAGGACGGGGGATGTATGCAGCATCCTTTCTTTATTAATTTAAgttcatctttatttatctaaatgtaaaatgtgacTCAGCAGGTTAGAAACACAATTAGCTCATGGCGAGGCGATGGCACAAGAAAATTACAAAACCGTATCGCAGAATAATAAAGTAGTTTCTAAAGGGAAATAATTTTATCAGTATGCATATGATTAAAGTGATTTTATATTAGTGGGCTTTTGTGAGTGTTTATAACAAAGACTGTCCAAAGGAAATTAAATGTCCCTTTTTTATTCTGGGTCAACTGCCAAAATTACTGAATTACATGCAATGCAATAgcatcttatttttttattttaggccTGCCTGTAAATCTTACTGTGTGGGAGATGTGGTGGTAGAAGTGAAA
This region includes:
- the birc5a gene encoding baculoviral IAP repeat-containing protein 5a, coding for MELLNEEDMKMYIYENRLKTFEGWPFDEGCSCTPENMAKAGFVHTPSGNSPDVAMCFFCLKELEGWEPEDDPQKEHASHSPSCQFIALKKKVEELTVEELLKLQKERQKSIIIKCCNEPLKKFEEAAKLRKADIIKTIMGED